The following coding sequences are from one Humulus lupulus chromosome X, drHumLupu1.1, whole genome shotgun sequence window:
- the LOC133804428 gene encoding signal peptidase complex-like protein DTM1, producing MANDTALRSALVWLAAVVAVVGLCTLSFQKMVATYVVGVVGLAGVLCPDWVYFDRDFSRWIHPVTAEERASHAAHRFGLGRIRMYPMRVIGYSIIYGFGLYKWWMFVSS from the exons ATGGCTAACGACACAGCTTTGCGCTCAGCCTTGGTTTGGTTAGCTGCGGTGGTGGCTGTCGTTGGGCTATGCACTTTGTCGTTTCAGAAAATGGTGGCAACCTACGTCGTCGGAGTAGTGGGCCTCGCTGGGGTGCTTTGCCCTGATTGGGTTTATTTCGACCGTGACTTCTCTCGCTGGATCCACCCAGTTACCGCCGAGGAAAGGGCCTCTCATGCTGCTCACAGATTTGGACTAGGAAG AATTAGGATGTACCCAATGAGGGTGATCGGCTATTCTATAATTTATGGGTTTGGGCTGTACAAGTGGTGGATGTTCGTCTCAAGCTAG